One window of the Triticum dicoccoides isolate Atlit2015 ecotype Zavitan chromosome 3B, WEW_v2.0, whole genome shotgun sequence genome contains the following:
- the LOC119278040 gene encoding uncharacterized protein LOC119278040 isoform X1, with amino-acid sequence MAKPGILGRSSSMPRSNEGMRLVFSAVIGIMLGYLFGISFPTVNITKLHFPSSIVSYIEDRNSGITTQTLLNHAWTSANSHKKNNSDSKSDEIPKIYVTSNPKGAERLPPGIVVSETDLYLRRLWGEPSEDLTIQPKYLVTFTVGIAQKANIDAAVKKFSENFTIMLFHYDGRTTEWDEFEWSKRAIHVSVSKQTKWWYAKRFLHPDVVARYDYIFIWDEDLGVQHFNAEEYIKLVRKHGLEISQPGLEPDRGLTWQMTKRRGDREVHKVTEERPGWCSDPHLPPCAAFVEIMATVFSRDAWRCVWHMIQNDLIHGWGLDFALRKCVEPAHEKIGVVDAQWIVHQGVPSLGNQGKSENGRAPWEGVRGRCRKEWGIFQARLADAEKKYYLDQGITPPNSTSV; translated from the exons atGGCAAAGCCCGGCATTCTAGGCCGGAG CAGCAGCATGCCAAGATCAAATGAAGGCATGAGGCTCGTATTCTCAGCAGTTATCGGTATTATGCTAGGTTACTTGTTTGGGATATCCTTCCCTACAGTCAATATAACCAAG CTTCATTTCCCTTCCAGTATTGTTTCCTATATTGAAGATAGAAACTCCGGAATCACAACCCAAACATTGTTGAACCATGCATGGACATCTGCAAACAGTCACAAGAAGAACAATTCTGATTCCAAGTCTGATGAAATTCCTAAG ATTTATGTTACCTCAAACCCTAAAGGTGCTGAAAGGCTCCCACCAGGTATTGTCGTATCTGAAACAGACCTCTATCTGCGAAGATTGTGGGGTGAACCTAGTGAG GATCTTACTATCCAGCCAAAGTACCTTGTTACATTTACAGTTGGAATCGCGCAAAAGGCAAATATTGATGCAGCAGTCAAAAAG TTCTCGGAGAACTTCACAATTATGTTGTTCCACTATGATGGTCGGACTACTGAATGGGATGAATTTGAGTGGTCAAAAAGGGCCatccatgtgagtgttagcaagcAAACTAAGTG GTGGTATGCCAAGAGATTTTTACATCCTGATGTCGTTGCCCGGTATGACTACATATTTATCTGGGATGAGGATCTAGGTGTTCAACATTTCAATGCAGAGGA GTACATCAAGCTTGTTAGGAAGCATGGGCTGGAGATCTCTCAACCTGGTTTGGAACCTGATAGAGGTCTGACATGGCAAATGACTAAGCGGCGTGGTGATCGAGAAGTTCACAA AGTAACCGAGGAGAGGCCAGGCTGGTGTTCTGACCCCCATCTGCCACCGTGTGCAGC ATTCGTAGAAATTATGGCAACTGTGTTCTCTAGGGATGCATGGCGCTGTGTATGGCATATGATCCAG AACGACTTGATCCATGGATGGGGTCTTGATTTTGCTCTTAGGAAATGTGTGGAG CCGGCTCATGAAAAAATTGGAGTTGTTGATGCTCAATGGATTGTTCATCAGGGTGTTCCATCACTTGGCAACCAG GGCAAGTCGGAGAATGGAAGAGCACCATGGGAAGGG GTAAGAGGACGGTGTAGAAAAGAGTGGGGGATATTCCAGGCAAGGCTGGCCGATGCCGAGAAGAAGTATTACTTGGATCAAGGGATCACGCCACCAAATTCGACTTCAGTCTAG
- the LOC119278040 gene encoding uncharacterized protein LOC119278040 isoform X2: protein MAKPGILGRSSMPRSNEGMRLVFSAVIGIMLGYLFGISFPTVNITKLHFPSSIVSYIEDRNSGITTQTLLNHAWTSANSHKKNNSDSKSDEIPKIYVTSNPKGAERLPPGIVVSETDLYLRRLWGEPSEDLTIQPKYLVTFTVGIAQKANIDAAVKKFSENFTIMLFHYDGRTTEWDEFEWSKRAIHVSVSKQTKWWYAKRFLHPDVVARYDYIFIWDEDLGVQHFNAEEYIKLVRKHGLEISQPGLEPDRGLTWQMTKRRGDREVHKVTEERPGWCSDPHLPPCAAFVEIMATVFSRDAWRCVWHMIQNDLIHGWGLDFALRKCVEPAHEKIGVVDAQWIVHQGVPSLGNQGKSENGRAPWEGVRGRCRKEWGIFQARLADAEKKYYLDQGITPPNSTSV from the exons atGGCAAAGCCCGGCATTCTAGGCCGGAG CAGCATGCCAAGATCAAATGAAGGCATGAGGCTCGTATTCTCAGCAGTTATCGGTATTATGCTAGGTTACTTGTTTGGGATATCCTTCCCTACAGTCAATATAACCAAG CTTCATTTCCCTTCCAGTATTGTTTCCTATATTGAAGATAGAAACTCCGGAATCACAACCCAAACATTGTTGAACCATGCATGGACATCTGCAAACAGTCACAAGAAGAACAATTCTGATTCCAAGTCTGATGAAATTCCTAAG ATTTATGTTACCTCAAACCCTAAAGGTGCTGAAAGGCTCCCACCAGGTATTGTCGTATCTGAAACAGACCTCTATCTGCGAAGATTGTGGGGTGAACCTAGTGAG GATCTTACTATCCAGCCAAAGTACCTTGTTACATTTACAGTTGGAATCGCGCAAAAGGCAAATATTGATGCAGCAGTCAAAAAG TTCTCGGAGAACTTCACAATTATGTTGTTCCACTATGATGGTCGGACTACTGAATGGGATGAATTTGAGTGGTCAAAAAGGGCCatccatgtgagtgttagcaagcAAACTAAGTG GTGGTATGCCAAGAGATTTTTACATCCTGATGTCGTTGCCCGGTATGACTACATATTTATCTGGGATGAGGATCTAGGTGTTCAACATTTCAATGCAGAGGA GTACATCAAGCTTGTTAGGAAGCATGGGCTGGAGATCTCTCAACCTGGTTTGGAACCTGATAGAGGTCTGACATGGCAAATGACTAAGCGGCGTGGTGATCGAGAAGTTCACAA AGTAACCGAGGAGAGGCCAGGCTGGTGTTCTGACCCCCATCTGCCACCGTGTGCAGC ATTCGTAGAAATTATGGCAACTGTGTTCTCTAGGGATGCATGGCGCTGTGTATGGCATATGATCCAG AACGACTTGATCCATGGATGGGGTCTTGATTTTGCTCTTAGGAAATGTGTGGAG CCGGCTCATGAAAAAATTGGAGTTGTTGATGCTCAATGGATTGTTCATCAGGGTGTTCCATCACTTGGCAACCAG GGCAAGTCGGAGAATGGAAGAGCACCATGGGAAGGG GTAAGAGGACGGTGTAGAAAAGAGTGGGGGATATTCCAGGCAAGGCTGGCCGATGCCGAGAAGAAGTATTACTTGGATCAAGGGATCACGCCACCAAATTCGACTTCAGTCTAG